The proteins below are encoded in one region of Phaseolus vulgaris cultivar G19833 chromosome 1, P. vulgaris v2.0, whole genome shotgun sequence:
- the LOC137816715 gene encoding L-type lectin-domain containing receptor kinase IX.1-like, with translation MRLLEKVTAFVLLLAFHPPFLKTVESLNFNITNFNDPESEKTMAYVGDGQATNGTIQLNIVDYLYRVGRALYAKPLHLWDASSSVLTDFTTRFTFTIDRATNGTYADGFAFYMAPHGYQIPPNAAGGTFALFNTTSNTFIPHNHVLAVEFDTLNGTIDPPMQHVGIDDNSLKSVAFAKLDIDKNLGKKCNVLITYTASDKTLFVAWSFNGTANSHSNSSLSYKIDLMEILPEWVDVGFSASTGDLTEHNVIYSWEFSSTLNSDAMDNSSGEGNRKQNVLVVAVATSSTVLVVVVASIAVWIMIRRKRRDKVDTSNEGEGGANSVKFDLDRATIPRRFDYKELVAATNEFADDRKLGRGASGQVYKGLLSYLGRLVAVKRIFANFGNSERVFINEVRVISRLIHRNLVQFVGWCHEEGEFLLLFEYMPNGSLDTHLFGDKKPLTWDVRYKVALGVAAAVRYLHEDAEQCVLHRDIKSANVLLDTDFSTKLGDFGMAKFVDPRLRTQMTGVVGTYGYLAPEYINGGRASKQSDIYSFGVVALEIACGRRTYKDGEFHVPLTNWVWQHYVEGNVMDVVDERLNKEFDVDEMRSLIIVGLWCTNPNDKERPKAAQVIKVLELEAPLPELPLDMHDHLPLVTDSQQINSQSMQSLPFTHSFITVGR, from the exons ATGAGGTTGCTAGAGAAGGTTACAGCTTTTGTTCTTCTACTGGCTTTTCATCCTCCTTTCCTTAAAACTGTAGAATCACTAAATTTCAACATAACAAACTTCAACGACCCTGAGAGTGAAAAAACCATGGCATACGTGGGTGATGGCCAAGCCACCAACGGCACCATACAACTCAACATTGTGGACTATCTTTACCGCGTTGGAAGAGCTTTGTACGCAAAACCTCTGCACCTGTGGGACGCATCTTCGAGTGTTCTCACAGACTTCACCACACGCTTCACTTTCACCATTGACAGAGCCACCAACGGTACCTATGCTGACGGTTTCGCCTTCTACATGGCCCCTCATGGCTACCAGATTCCTCCCAACGCAGCTGGTGGCACTTTTGCCCTATTCAACACCACCTCCAACACCTTTATTCCCCATAACCACGTCCTCGCGGTTGAGTTTGACACACTTAATGGCACCATTGACCCACCCATGCAGCACGTTGGCATAGACGATAACTCGCTCAAATCCGTGGCTTTTGCCAagttagacattgacaaaaacctGGGAAAGAAATGTAACGTTTTGATAACCTACACTGCTTCCGACAAGACCCTCTTTGTGGCTTGGTCCTTCAACGGAACGGCAAATTCACACTCCAATTCTTCACTTTCTTACAAGATTGACCTCATGGAAATTCTACCCGAGTGGGTGGATGTTGGGTTCTCTGCTTCAACAGGCGACTTAACTGAGCACAACGTTATTTACTCGTGGGAGTTTAGTTCAACGTTGAATTCCGATGCTATGGACAATTCCTCCGGTGAGGGGAACCGAAAACAAAACGTTTTGGTAGTTGCTGTGGCGACTTCTTCAACGGTCTTGGTGGTCGTGGTTGCGAGTATTGCAGTTTGGATCATGATCAGGAGGAAAAGAAGGGATAAGGTTGATACGAGTAATGAGGGTGAAGGTGGAGCCAACTCGGTTAAGTTTGACTTGGATAGGGCAACTATACCACGAAGGTTTGATTACAAAGAACTAGTTGCAGCCACCAACGAATTCGCAGATGACAGAAAGCTTGGACGAGGAGCCTCGGGACAGGTTTACAAAGGGCTTCTGAGTTATTTAGGAAGGCTTGTTGCTGTGAAAAGGATTTTTGCTAACTTCGGAAATTCAGAGAGAGTTTTCATCAATGAGGTTAGGGTTATAAGCCGTCTTATACACAGAAACTTGGTCCAGTTCGTAGGGTGGTGCCACGAGGAAGGTGAGTTTTTGTTGCTTTTTGAGTACATGCCTAATGGAAGCCTCGACACTCATCTCTTTGGGGACAAAAAACCTTTGACCTGGGATGTTAG GTACAAGGTAGCATTAGGAGTGGCTGCAGCAGTTCGTTATCTTCATGAAGATGCGGAGCAGTGTGTTCTTCACAGGGATATTAAGTCAGCAAATGTGTTGTTGGACACTGATTTTAGCACAAAGCTTGGAGATTTTGGAATGGCAAAGTTTGTGGATCCAAGGTTGAGGACTCAAATGACAGGAGTGGTGGGGACATACGGTTACCTTGCCCCGGAATATATCAACGGAGGTAGGGCTAGTAAGCAATCAGACATTTATAGTTTTGGGGTAGTGGCTCTTGAGATTGCATGTGGAAGGAGGACTTACAAAGATGGAGAGTTTCATGTGCCTCTCACGAACTGGGTGTGGCAGCATTATGTGGAAGGGAATGTGATGGATGTTGTTGATGAGAGATTGAACAAGGAGTTTGATGTGGATGAAATGAGAAGCTTGATCATTGTGGGGTTGTGGTGTACTAACCCTAATGACAAGGAAAGGCCAAAGGCTGCACAAGTAATAAAAGTTCTTGAGCTAGAAGCGCCATTGCCAGAGCTTCCACTTGATATGCATGACCATCTTCCTCTAGTTACAGATTCACAACAAATTAATTCTCAGTCCATGCAGTCGCTACCTTTCACTCACAGCTTTATAACTGTTGGACGTTAG
- the LOC137816716 gene encoding L-type lectin-domain containing receptor kinase IX.1-like: MLATFENFHYLKTFLLLFILFILPINLVQPFSFSITNFNDTESASIVGYAGVAKIENGSVVLNPLIGNGVGRAIYGQPLRLKNSSNGHVSDFSTRFSFTIDVPSGVKYGDGFAFYLAPIAYQIPTTTDDGSLLGLYDDTQNNILAVEFDTYVNDLDPPMQHVGINNNSVASLNSTKFDIESNTGKMGHALITYNASAKLLAVSWLFDGTSSASSPSDYLSYNIDLWAILPEWVNVGFSGSTGSSTEKNVIHSWEFSSSLDINSTHAEENRENGIATKCKVQVKVVVLTVVCSIVFVIVVISISWVTIKRRRTEDGVGFDREVMPRRFGYGEIVSATNGFADDRRLGEGGSGEVYKGFLNDGGRVVAVKRIFSDVEDSERIFRNEVKIISRLIHRNLVQFMGWCQEQGELLLVFEYMSNGSLDNHLFGNRRRLTWDVRYKIALGVARALRYLHEDAEQCVVHRDIKSGNVLLDTDFNTKISDFGIAKLVDPRLRTQKTRVVGTYGYLAPEYINEGRVSKESDMYGFGVLALEIACGRRTHQDGESNHVPLAKWVWKNHVDGEILNAADKELKMDFNVNEMRCLLSVGIWCTLQDHKERPNSEQVINVLKQEVPLPMFSAKLSDNGQPDSLESSSTKA, encoded by the coding sequence ATGTTGGCAACCTTTGAAAATTTCCACTACTTGAAaacttttcttcttttgttcaTCCTCTTTATCCTTCCAATAAACTTAGTTCAACCATTTTCCTTCAGCATAACTAACTTTAACGACACTGAAAGTGCAAGCATCGTTGGATACGCAGGCGTGGCCAAGATTGAGAACGGATCTGTAGTCCTCAACCCACTCATCGGCAACGGAGTTGGAAGAGCCATCTATGGCCAACCTCTACGCCTCAAAAACTCTTCTAACGGACATGTCTCTGATTTTTCAACTCGCTTCTCATTCACTATCGACGTACCTTCAGGAGTCAAGTACGGTGATGGCTTTGCCTTCTACTTGGCCCCTATTGCTTACCAGATTCCGACCACTACTGATGATGGCTCCCTTCTCGGCCTATACGATGACACCCAAAATAACATCCTTGCTGTCGAATTTGACACTTATGTAAACGACTTAGACCCACCAATGCAACACGTAGGGATCAACAATAACTCTGTGGCATCTCTCAACTCTACCAAGTTTGATATTGAGAGCAACACAGGGAAGATGGGGCATGCGTTGATCACTTATAACGCTTCTGCCAAACTCCTCGCTGTTTCGTGGTTATTTGATGGAACTAGTTCTGCTTCTTCTCCCAGCGATTATCTTTCGTACAATATTGACCTGTGGGCAATTTTACCGGAGTGGGTCAATGTTGGGTTTTCGGGTTCAACTGGGTCGTCCACTGAGAAAAATGTGATCCATTCCTGGGAGTTCAGTTCAAGCCTAGATATAAATTCTACGCATGCAGAGGAAAACAGAGAAAATGGCATCGCAACCAAATGCAAGGTTCAGGTCAAAGTAGTAGTTCTTACAGTGGTTTGTTCTATTGTTTTCGTGATCGTGGTTATTAGTATTTCTTGGGTGACCATCAAAAGGAGAAGAACGGAGGATGGTGTTGGTTTCGATAGAGAAGTTATGCCTAGAAGGTTTGGTTATGGCGAAATAGTTTCAGCCACCAACGGGTTTGCAGATGATAGAAGGCTGGGAGAAGGAGGGTCTGGAGAAGTTTACAAAGGGTTTCTGAATGACGGAGGGCGCGTGGTTGCTGTGAAAAGGATATTTTCTGATGTGGAAGATTCTGAGAGAATATTTAGAAACGAGGTGAAGATTATAAGTCGTCTTATACATAGAAACCTTGTGCAATTCATGGGGTGGTGCCAGGAACAAGGGGAGCTGTTACTGGTTTTTGAGTACATGAGTAATGGAAGCCTTGACAATCATCTTTTTGGCAACAGAAGAAGGTTGACATGGGATGTTAGATACAAGATAGCATTAGGTGTGGCTAGAGCACTTCGTTATCTTCATGAAGACGCAGAACAGTGTGTTGTTCATAGGGATATAAAGTCAGGTAATGTTTTGTTAGACACAGATTTCAATACTAAGATTAGTGACTTTGGGATAGCAAAGTTGGTGGATCCAAGATTGAGGACTCAGAAGACAAGGGTGGTGGGGACATATGGGTACCTAGCTCCAGAATATATAAACGAAGGAAGGGTTAGCAAAGAATCAGACATGTACGGTTTTGGGGTTTTGGCTTTGGAGATAGCATGTGGAAGGAGGACTCACCAGGATGGGGAAAGTAATCATGTGCCTTTGGCGAAATGGGTATGGAAAAATCATGTGGATGGAGAGATTTTGAATGCTGCGGATAAGGAATTGAAGATGGATTTTAATGTAAATGAAATGAGATGCTTGCTGAGTGTGGGAATATGGTGTACCCTTCAAGACCACAAGGAAAGGCCAAACTCAGAACAGGTTATAAATGTTCTAAAACAAGAAGTGCCATTGCCAATGTTTTCTGCAAAACTCTCTGATAATGGGCAACCTGATTCGCTTGAATCGTCATCCACAAAAGCATAA